Sequence from the Amycolatopsis sp. NBC_00345 genome:
CCGGCTACTGCCCGGACATCCTGCCCTTCGCCGACGGCGACTACGCCTGGCTCTCCAGCGTCGAAGAGGCACTGAACTCGGCGATCGCGAACGCCGTGGCCGCCGACGGTGACGCGTCCTATGTGGACACCTTCGGCCCGTCGGCCGGGCACGACGCGTGCGCGGGCGGCGCCGCCTGGATCAACGGCAAGGACACGCTGCTGCTGGCCGCCGCCGCGTACCACCCGCTGGCTCGCGGGATGGTCGGAATGGCCGGAGTTGTTTCTGTGTCTTCTGCCCTGGCTCCGCCAGGGCGGCGAGATCGCCTTTGAGCCGCCGTCTTCCCTCCCGATTTCGCCCGGCCCGAGGGCCGGGCGAAATCACTCAGTCCAGACGGCGGCGGCGATCTCGCGTGGGGGCTCAGCCCCGTCAAACATCAGCGTGGATGAGCAGGCGGTCACTTCTGTTCCAGCGCGGCCAGCCGCAGTTCAAGCTGGTCGACCCGGTGGCGTAGCAGGGTCACTTGGGCTTCGAGGCTGATTTCCCGTTCCGCCCGGCGCTGGATGCGCGGGGACGCGGCGGCGCGCTCGATCACGGCCTCCAGCTGGACCAGGCGCTGAGGCCCGTTCGGGCCGTCCACCAGCCGGGACTGGATCTCGCCGTTGCGGTACCAGGACCGCAGGGCCGAGCGGGAAACGCCGGTCTCGATCTCCGCCTTGGCCAGCGTGACCCAGGGCGTCTCGTCCAGCCGCTCGAACAGCTCCAGCTCGTTCTGCCAGCGCGCGAGCCGGTCCTCCCAGTCCGACGGTGTCTCCATCACACCCTCCCTCCGGCACGGTGACCCTGTCAGTAACAGTGTATTGACAGGGTTGCGACCATGAAAGCATGTTTGAAAAATTCACCGAAAGAGCCCGCAAGGTGGTCGTCGCGGCCCAGGAGGAAGCCCGGCTGCTCCAGCACAACTACATCGGCACGGAGCACATCCTGCTGGGTCTGCTCGACGGGCAGGACACCATCGCGGCGAAGGTCCTGCGCCAGCTCGGGTACGACATAAAAACGGCGCGGGCCGATGTCGCCGCAGCGGTCAAGCCCGGCACCGGCGAGCTCACCGGCCACATCCCGTTCACGCCGCATGCCAAGAGGACGATGGACCTCGCCGTGCGCGAGGCGCATCAGCTGAACCACGACTACGTCGGCACCGAGCACATCCTGCTCGCCCTGGTCGCGGAAGGTGGGAGCGTCGGCGCGAAGGTGCTGGCCGGGCGGATCAACCCGGCCAGCAAGATCCGGGCCGCGGTACTGGCGTCCCTGGAGGGCCGGCCGGACGCCCCCCCGGCCGGCCCGTGGCCGACGGGCACACCCGCCACCGAGGACACCGTGTCCACCGCCAGCGCGCTGGCCGGCGGCGCACCGGTCGGCAGCCATCACCTGCTCGAGGCGATGCTGCGGGCGGAGAACAGCATGGCCGCCAAGGTGCTGCGCGAGCTCGGCGTCGACCCCGAAGCGGTCGCCGCCAAGATCGACGAACTGGACCCGGAGTCGACCACCGACGCCAACCCGGAGGAAACCGCCGCGCGCAAGATGGAACTCCGGCTGGTCGACGACGAGGTGCACCTGATCCTGCGCGACCCGGCCACGGTCGCGATCGCCAGGACGGTCACCGAGCTGGCCGACGGCCCGATCAAGGGCGCCGGGCCGGTCGCCGGCCTGTTCGTCCCGCTCTGGCGCTCGACCAACCAGCTGCTGCAGCAGCTCCAGCGGGCGCTCGAACCGGAACCCGAAAAAGGCGACGGACCCGCGACGAGCACGGTGGCCAAGACCGTCCGCGCGGTGCTCGCGCCCCGCCTCCGCCGGCGAACCAGCTGAGCGGCCGACCGGTGACAGCCATGAACATCACCATCGTCGGAGCCGGACTGGGCGGCCTGGCCCTGGCCCGGGTGCTGCACCTGAACGGCATCAACGCCGTGGTGTACGAACGGGAATCCTCGCGCGGCGCGCGCGGTCAGGGCGGCATGCTCGACCTGCACACCGCGACCGGGCAGCGGGCGCTGCGCGAGGCCGGCCTGATCGACGGGTTCCACGCGATCGCCCGTGGTGAAGGCCAGGACATGCGCCTCCTGGAGCCGGACGGCACCCTGCTGCTCCAGGAGGACACGCCCGACGACGCCCCGCTCGAGCGGCCCGAGGTCGACCGTGCCGATCTGCGCGACCTGCTGCTGGACTCCCTTCCCGAACACGCGGTGCGCTGGGGGCACGCGTTCGAATCCGCCGGCAACGGCGTGCTGCACTTCGATGGGCGCAGCAGTGCGGCCTATGACCTGCTGGTCGGCGCGGACGGCGCGAACTCCCGGGTCCGCGCGCTGCTCACCGACGCCCGGCCGGCGCACATCGGCCAGAACGTCGTCGAGCTCTGCATTTCCGACATCGACCGCGCCTACCCCGACCTCGCGGCGATGGTCGGGCGCGGCAACTACTGGGTGTTCGGTGACGGAAAATCCCTGGCAGCGCAACGCAATGGCGACGGCTGCGTACGCGTCGGCCTCAACTTCTACAACACCGGCGAGGACTGGTTCGCCACCAGCGGGATCCCGTTCGACGACCCGGCCGCGACCCGAGCGTGGCTGATCGAGGAGTTCTCCGGCTGGGACGCACGGTTCACCGCGCTGATCGCCGCCTGCGACGACACGATCGCGCCACGGTCACTCACCACTCTCCCGATCGGCCTGACCTGGCCGTCGACTCCGGGAGTCACGCTGCTCGGCGACGCCGCGCACCTGATGCCGCCAGTGGGGCAGGGCGCCAACATGGCCCTGCTGGACGGCGCCCTGCTCGGCCTCGCGCTGGCCGCGCACCCGGACGACTTTCCCACCGCCGTCGAAGAATACGAACGCGAGATGTTCGAACGCACCAGCGCCGCCGGCCGGATGTCCGCCCGAATGCAGGAAATGCTGACCCTGCCGGACGCAAGCCAGAGACTGCTGGCCTTCTTCCAACCCAGCTGAACTCAGGCGCGGAGGAAACTGAGACGAACAAAGCCGTATCGGACCGCTGAACCCCCACGCGAGATCGCCGCCGCCGTCTGGACTGAGCGATTCCGCCCGGCCCCTCGGGCCGGGCGGAATCGGGAGGGAAGACGGCGGCTCAAGGGCGATCTCGCCGCCTCGGCGGAGCCGAGGCAGACAACACAGGATGAGACCTCAAGCAGGCAGAGCCGCCAGGCGAGCCGTAATGCGGTCGATATCCGCCACGGCAGTTTCGCGCCGCAGCTTGATTTTCTCGATCACCGGCGCGGGGGCCTTGGCGATGAAGGACTCGTTGCCAAGTTTGCCCTCGGTCTGCGAAAGCTCCTTCTGGGCCACGCCCAGGTCCTTCTGCAGGCGTTTGCGCTCGGCGGCGACGTCGACCGTGCCGGACAGGTCGAGCTCCACCGTCACGACGCCGGTGGCCAGTGCGACCTCCAGTGAAGCGCTCGCGGAGAAACCCTCCTCCGCCGGTGTGAGGCGGACCAGCGAGCGGATCGAGTCCTCGTGCCCGGACACCTCGGCGAAGCCCGCGCCCGCGACGCGCGCGGCCACCTTCTGGCCCGGCTTCAGGCCCTGGTCGGCACGGAAGCGGCGGACCTCTGTGACGAGCTTCTGCACGTCGGCGATCCGGGCGTCGGCCACCGTGTCCGCGTAGCCCTCGAACGGCTTCGGCCACGGCGCGACCACCAGCGACTCGCCGCCGGTCAGCGCGATCCACAGCTTCTCGGTGATGAACGGGATGAACGGGTGCAGCAGCCGCAGCACCGTGTCCAGCACGTGGCCGAGCACCGACCGCGTCGCCTCGACCCGCGCGTCTTCGCCTTGGTACAGCTGGACCTTCGCCAGCTCCAGGTACCAGTCGCACAGCTCGTTCCAGGTGAACTGGTAGAGCGCGGCCGCCACCTTGGCGAACTGGAAGTCCTCGAACAGTCCGTCCACTTCGGACACCAGCGCGCCGAGGCGGCCGAGGATCCAGCGGTCGGCCTCGGTCAGCTCCGCCGCGGCGGGCAGCTCCCCCGCCGCCGAAGCGCCGTTCATCATCGCGAACTTGCTGGCGTTCCACAGCTTCGTGCAGAAGTTGCGGGAGCCGGCGGCCCACTCGTCGGCCAGCGCCATGTCCCCGCCCGGGTTCGCGCCGCGGGCGAGGGTGAAGCGGGTGGCGTCGGCGCCGTAGGCGTCCATCCACTCGAGCGGGTCGATCACGTTGCCGCGCGACTTCGACATCTTCTTGCCCTGCGCGTCACGGATCAGGCCGTGCAGGTAGACGTGGTCGAACGGCTGGGCGCCGTCCATCTCCTGGACGCCGAACATCATCATCCGCACGACCCAGAAGAACAGGATGTCGTAGCCGGTGGACAGCACGCTGGTCGGATAGAACTTCGCCAGGTCGGCAGTCTGCTCGGGCCAGCCCATGGTCGACATCGGCCAGAGGCCCGAGGAGAACCAGGTGTCCAGCACGTCCGGGTCCTGGCGCCAGCCCTCGCCCGACGGCGGCTGCTCGTCCGGGCCCACGCACACGACCTGGTCGTCCGGGCCGTACCAGACCGGGATCCGGTGGCCCCACCACAGCTGGCGCGAGATCGTCCAGTCGTGCATGTTGTCGACCCAGTCGAAGTAGCGCTTCTCCAGTTCGGCCGGGTGGATCCTGGTACGGCCGTCGCGCACCGCGTCGCCCGCCGCGCGGGCCAGCTCCTCGACTTTCACCCACCACTGCAGGGAAAGCCGCGGCTCGACCACCGTGTCGCACCGCGAGCAGTGGCCCACGGCGTGCACGTACGGCCGCTTCTCGGCGACGATCCGGCCCGCCTCGCGCAGCGCCGCGACCACCGCGGGCCGCGCCTCGAACCGGTCCATTCCTTCGAACGGGCCCGCGACGGTGATCTGGGCGCGCTCGTTCATCACGGTCAGCATCGGCAGGTCGTGCCGGCGGCCGATCTCGAAGTCGTTCGGGTCGTGCGCCGGGGTCACCTTCACCGCGCCGGTGCCGAACTCGGGGTCGACGTGCTTGTCGGCGACGATCGGGATCCTGCGGCCGGTCAGCGGCAGCTCGACCACCGTGTCGACCAGGTGCGCGTACCGCTCGTCGTCCGGGTGCACGGCCACGGCGGTGTCGCCCAGCATGGTCTCCGCGCGGGTGGTGGCGACCACGATCGCGTCGGCCCCGTCGCCGTAGCGGATGGAGACGAGCTCGCCGTCGTCGTCGCTGTGGTCCACCTCGATGTCCGACAGCGCGGTCTGGCACCGCGGGCACCAGTTGATGATGCGCTCGGCGCGGTAGATGAGGCCGGCGTCGAAGAAGTTCTTGAACACCGTCTGCACGGCCTGGGACAGGTTCTCGTCCATGGTGAAGCGCTCGCGCGTCCAGTCGACGCCGTCGCCGAGCCGCTTCATCTGTCCCAGGATCCGGCCGCCGTACTCGGCCTTCCACTCCCAGACGCGCTCGACGAACTTCTCCCGGCCCAGGTCGTGGCGGGACAGGCCCTCGCCGGCGAGCTGGCGCTCGACCACGTTCTGCGTCGCGATGCCGGCGTGGTCCATGCCGGGCAGCCACAGCACCTCGT
This genomic interval carries:
- a CDS encoding excisionase, coding for METPSDWEDRLARWQNELELFERLDETPWVTLAKAEIETGVSRSALRSWYRNGEIQSRLVDGPNGPQRLVQLEAVIERAAASPRIQRRAEREISLEAQVTLLRHRVDQLELRLAALEQK
- a CDS encoding Clp protease N-terminal domain-containing protein, which gives rise to MFEKFTERARKVVVAAQEEARLLQHNYIGTEHILLGLLDGQDTIAAKVLRQLGYDIKTARADVAAAVKPGTGELTGHIPFTPHAKRTMDLAVREAHQLNHDYVGTEHILLALVAEGGSVGAKVLAGRINPASKIRAAVLASLEGRPDAPPAGPWPTGTPATEDTVSTASALAGGAPVGSHHLLEAMLRAENSMAAKVLRELGVDPEAVAAKIDELDPESTTDANPEETAARKMELRLVDDEVHLILRDPATVAIARTVTELADGPIKGAGPVAGLFVPLWRSTNQLLQQLQRALEPEPEKGDGPATSTVAKTVRAVLAPRLRRRTS
- a CDS encoding FAD-dependent oxidoreductase, whose product is MNITIVGAGLGGLALARVLHLNGINAVVYERESSRGARGQGGMLDLHTATGQRALREAGLIDGFHAIARGEGQDMRLLEPDGTLLLQEDTPDDAPLERPEVDRADLRDLLLDSLPEHAVRWGHAFESAGNGVLHFDGRSSAAYDLLVGADGANSRVRALLTDARPAHIGQNVVELCISDIDRAYPDLAAMVGRGNYWVFGDGKSLAAQRNGDGCVRVGLNFYNTGEDWFATSGIPFDDPAATRAWLIEEFSGWDARFTALIAACDDTIAPRSLTTLPIGLTWPSTPGVTLLGDAAHLMPPVGQGANMALLDGALLGLALAAHPDDFPTAVEEYEREMFERTSAAGRMSARMQEMLTLPDASQRLLAFFQPS
- a CDS encoding valine--tRNA ligase, with the translated sequence MTENAPQQTTDLPGAWDPAAEEAPMYDRWVAAGYFTADATSDKPPFSIVLPPPNVTGSLHMGHALNHTLMDAMSRRRRMQGYEVLWLPGMDHAGIATQNVVERQLAGEGLSRHDLGREKFVERVWEWKAEYGGRILGQMKRLGDGVDWTRERFTMDENLSQAVQTVFKNFFDAGLIYRAERIINWCPRCQTALSDIEVDHSDDDGELVSIRYGDGADAIVVATTRAETMLGDTAVAVHPDDERYAHLVDTVVELPLTGRRIPIVADKHVDPEFGTGAVKVTPAHDPNDFEIGRRHDLPMLTVMNERAQITVAGPFEGMDRFEARPAVVAALREAGRIVAEKRPYVHAVGHCSRCDTVVEPRLSLQWWVKVEELARAAGDAVRDGRTRIHPAELEKRYFDWVDNMHDWTISRQLWWGHRIPVWYGPDDQVVCVGPDEQPPSGEGWRQDPDVLDTWFSSGLWPMSTMGWPEQTADLAKFYPTSVLSTGYDILFFWVVRMMMFGVQEMDGAQPFDHVYLHGLIRDAQGKKMSKSRGNVIDPLEWMDAYGADATRFTLARGANPGGDMALADEWAAGSRNFCTKLWNASKFAMMNGASAAGELPAAAELTEADRWILGRLGALVSEVDGLFEDFQFAKVAAALYQFTWNELCDWYLELAKVQLYQGEDARVEATRSVLGHVLDTVLRLLHPFIPFITEKLWIALTGGESLVVAPWPKPFEGYADTVADARIADVQKLVTEVRRFRADQGLKPGQKVAARVAGAGFAEVSGHEDSIRSLVRLTPAEEGFSASASLEVALATGVVTVELDLSGTVDVAAERKRLQKDLGVAQKELSQTEGKLGNESFIAKAPAPVIEKIKLRRETAVADIDRITARLAALPA